From Peptoanaerobacter stomatis, one genomic window encodes:
- the yqeK gene encoding bis(5'-nucleosyl)-tetraphosphatase (symmetrical) YqeK — protein sequence MESIFDRIKKDLKHLLSEKRYQHTLGVEKSAIMLSERYGEDIDKARISALLHDIAKQLSYDEIEEKVKKYNIVFDEIEQVSHQLLHAKIGRYIAQYEYNIEDEDILNAISYHTTGRADMSKLEMIICLADYIEENRKFEGVEKIRQLSYIDLYYALYYALNNTMIHLASENDLIHQDTLNARNFLLKNCKKHLEEVKHPHIKKIIQE from the coding sequence ATGGAGTCTATATTTGATAGAATAAAAAAAGATTTGAAACATTTGTTGAGCGAAAAAAGATATCAGCATACATTAGGCGTGGAGAAATCTGCCATCATGCTGTCAGAAAGATATGGAGAAGATATAGATAAAGCAAGAATTTCAGCATTGTTGCATGATATTGCCAAGCAATTAAGTTATGATGAGATAGAAGAAAAAGTAAAAAAATACAATATAGTTTTTGATGAAATAGAGCAAGTAAGTCATCAGTTGCTACATGCGAAGATAGGACGATATATTGCACAGTATGAATACAATATTGAAGACGAAGACATATTAAATGCAATAAGTTATCATACAACAGGCAGGGCTGATATGAGCAAATTGGAGATGATTATATGCTTGGCAGACTATATCGAAGAAAACAGAAAGTTTGAAGGAGTTGAAAAAATAAGGCAATTATCTTATATAGATTTGTACTATGCCTTATACTATGCACTTAACAACACTATGATACATCTTGCAAGCGAAAATGACCTCATACATCAAGACACATTGAATGCACGAAATTTTTTGCTTAAAAATTGTAAGAAGCATTTGGAAGAGGTCAAACATCCTCATATAAAAAAGATAATTCAAGAATAA
- the alr gene encoding alanine racemase, producing the protein MKFSSNRAIARIFLNNILHNINEFKNIRDKKTKICAVVKADAYGHGSIEVANYIQEYIDYFAVSTGDEAIELRAAKIYKPIIILGYVFEEEVENLIKNDVDFTVYNTKIAEIISKKAEELKITAKVHIKLDTGMSRIGFLMQDDYVSEISAVNDMPGIKIVGCFSHFACADEVKNEFNKIQFDNFNEMCINLEKSGINLGIKHIANSSASESVKYDLDMIRLGIGMYGYSLNDIKNPSLDLKPAMRLESVVSNIKLLKKGTTVSYGAKYKLEKDEWIATIPIGYADGISRALSNKDVQILFENGEKGTAVGNVCMDQMMIRLDDYIEIGKKVYIFGYDNSSGYYIAKLSNTIIDETICAVHKRVKREYHAE; encoded by the coding sequence GTGAAGTTTTCATCTAATAGGGCAATAGCAAGAATTTTTTTAAACAATATATTACATAACATAAATGAATTTAAAAACATAAGAGATAAAAAAACAAAGATATGTGCAGTCGTAAAAGCAGATGCCTATGGACATGGGAGCATTGAAGTGGCAAATTATATACAAGAATATATAGATTATTTTGCAGTATCAACAGGAGATGAAGCAATAGAATTAAGAGCTGCAAAAATATATAAACCTATAATAATACTTGGATATGTGTTTGAAGAAGAAGTGGAAAATCTGATAAAAAATGATGTGGATTTCACAGTATACAACACTAAAATAGCTGAAATCATATCTAAAAAAGCCGAGGAGCTTAAAATTACAGCTAAAGTTCACATAAAATTAGATACAGGTATGTCAAGAATAGGCTTTTTGATGCAAGATGATTATGTGTCAGAAATAAGCGCTGTTAATGATATGCCGGGCATAAAAATAGTTGGTTGTTTTTCTCACTTTGCGTGTGCGGATGAAGTTAAAAACGAGTTTAATAAAATTCAGTTTGATAATTTTAACGAGATGTGCATAAATTTAGAAAAATCAGGTATAAATCTCGGCATTAAACATATCGCAAATTCATCAGCGTCTGAATCAGTAAAATATGATTTGGATATGATAAGATTAGGTATAGGTATGTATGGATATTCATTAAACGATATAAAAAATCCTTCACTTGATTTAAAACCTGCTATGAGATTGGAAAGTGTCGTATCCAACATAAAACTTCTCAAAAAAGGCACAACCGTAAGTTACGGTGCCAAGTATAAACTTGAAAAAGATGAATGGATAGCAACTATACCGATAGGTTACGCTGATGGAATAAGCAGAGCATTATCTAACAAAGATGTACAAATTTTATTCGAAAACGGAGAAAAAGGTACAGCAGTAGGTAATGTGTGTATGGATCAGATGATGATAAGATTGGACGATTATATAGAGATAGGCAAGAAAGTATATATATTCGGATATGATAACAGCAGTGGATATTACATAGCTAAACTGTCCAATACAATAATAGACGAAACCATATGTGCAGTGCATAAGAGAGTAAAAAGAGAATATCATGCAGAATAA
- the nadD gene encoding nicotinate-nucleotide adenylyltransferase produces MNIGILGGTFNPIHFGHTFIANYVMDYMKLDKIMFIPSGIPPHKDYVIDKNHRKAMVELAIKDNSNFLINYYEIEKEDYSYSYETVSYLLKEYKNDKFYYIIGQEAFMLFDKWYKFEELSKLITFIVVTRGEKIKSELQKKFIKYDVDMCFLDTPDIEISSTDIRNRVKENRSIKYFVDEKVENYIIKNNLYKLYNKK; encoded by the coding sequence GTGAATATAGGCATACTTGGAGGCACTTTTAACCCTATACATTTCGGACATACTTTCATAGCGAACTATGTCATGGATTATATGAAACTTGATAAAATAATGTTTATACCGTCGGGAATTCCTCCACATAAAGATTATGTTATTGACAAAAATCATCGTAAAGCTATGGTAGAACTTGCGATAAAGGACAATTCCAATTTTTTGATAAATTATTATGAAATAGAAAAAGAAGATTATTCATATAGTTATGAGACTGTCTCATATTTGTTAAAGGAATATAAAAATGACAAATTTTATTACATAATAGGTCAAGAGGCTTTTATGTTGTTTGATAAATGGTATAAATTTGAAGAACTTAGCAAATTGATAACTTTTATTGTAGTGACAAGAGGAGAGAAAATAAAATCTGAACTTCAGAAAAAATTTATAAAATACGATGTTGATATGTGTTTTTTAGATACTCCCGATATAGAAATATCTTCTACCGACATAAGAAATAGAGTAAAAGAAAATAGAAGTATAAAATATTTTGTCGATGAAAAAGTAGAAAATTATATAATAAAAAATAATCTTTATAAATTATATAATAAAAAATAA
- the trxB gene encoding thioredoxin-disulfide reductase: MKSYDIIIVGGGSAGLTAAIYTSRAKLKTLVLEKATFGGQISNTMDVENYPGSLGNESGQAIIDRMYEQAKKFGTEFISQEVIDFDFSNKLKLIKTKEETFEAKAVILALGANPRKLGVKGEDEFASKGVSYCATCDGPFFKDIEIFVVGGGDTALQEAIFLTKYASKVTVIHRRDEFRASKILQERAKNNEKIEFKMSCVIDEIKGDGLVNEIVIKDLKTGNTEQIKPQNEFNILGVFVFTGNVPNTGLFAKEFKLNSNGYFVAGEDMKLAQGVYVAGDCRQKRFRQVVTAASDGAIAALEAGAYIDESF; this comes from the coding sequence ATGAAGAGCTATGACATTATTATAGTTGGTGGAGGCTCAGCAGGACTTACAGCAGCAATCTACACATCAAGAGCAAAATTAAAGACATTAGTTTTGGAAAAAGCAACTTTTGGAGGGCAAATATCTAACACTATGGATGTGGAAAATTATCCGGGCTCTCTTGGGAATGAATCAGGTCAAGCCATAATAGATAGAATGTATGAGCAGGCGAAAAAATTCGGTACGGAATTTATAAGTCAGGAAGTAATAGATTTTGATTTTTCTAATAAATTGAAGCTCATCAAGACAAAAGAAGAAACATTTGAAGCAAAAGCTGTTATATTGGCACTTGGTGCAAATCCGAGAAAATTGGGAGTAAAAGGGGAAGATGAGTTTGCATCAAAGGGAGTATCATATTGTGCTACTTGTGACGGCCCTTTTTTCAAAGATATAGAGATTTTTGTCGTAGGTGGAGGAGATACAGCTTTGCAAGAGGCTATATTTTTGACAAAATACGCATCAAAAGTTACAGTAATTCACAGACGTGATGAATTCAGAGCGTCTAAGATATTACAAGAAAGAGCGAAAAATAATGAAAAAATAGAGTTTAAAATGAGCTGCGTCATAGATGAAATAAAAGGTGACGGCTTAGTAAACGAGATTGTGATTAAGGATTTAAAAACAGGAAATACAGAGCAAATAAAACCTCAAAATGAATTTAATATACTTGGAGTATTTGTATTTACAGGTAATGTGCCAAATACCGGCTTATTTGCAAAAGAGTTCAAATTGAACTCTAACGGGTATTTTGTAGCAGGCGAAGATATGAAGCTTGCACAAGGAGTGTATGTGGCTGGAGATTGCAGACAAAAACGTTTCAGACAAGTCGTAACTGCTGCGTCTGACGGTGC
- a CDS encoding type II toxin-antitoxin system PemK/MazF family toxin, whose protein sequence is MKSDKVVKRGDIYYADLSPVIGSEQGGIRPVIVVQNNIGNKFSPTIIVAPITSKMNKAKLPTHIEISAKQFGLEKDSVMLLEQIRTIDKIRLREFIGTADENTMGRVDQVLKISLSLN, encoded by the coding sequence ATGAAATCTGATAAAGTGGTCAAGAGAGGCGATATATATTATGCGGATTTAAGTCCGGTTATAGGCTCAGAGCAAGGTGGAATAAGGCCTGTGATAGTAGTGCAAAACAACATAGGAAATAAATTCTCACCAACTATAATAGTAGCACCTATAACTTCAAAAATGAATAAAGCCAAATTGCCCACTCATATAGAGATAAGTGCAAAACAATTTGGCTTAGAAAAAGACTCTGTTATGTTATTAGAGCAGATACGAACTATTGACAAAATAAGATTAAGAGAGTTTATAGGGACAGCAGATGAAAATACAATGGGAAGAGTTGATCAAGTTTTAAAAATAAGCTTATCTTTAAATTAA
- a CDS encoding LCP family protein has translation MKKLLKLLLFIVAFIFVLVLVANIYINNIKKSNPDNELTLADLQELSKTMNDDRINILLLGVDSLDGSQNHANMRTDTMMLLSVDPKTKTAFILSIPRDTRAEIEEYKYKFNKINSAHSIGGINSTLKAVKKLLNVDIHHFVKVDYQALFKTINDIGGVEVDVPMDMNYDDPYATPPLHIELKKGLQLLDGEKSMQFLRFRYGYANQDLGRIESQQKFMTSLIKKVLSVESATHIPQYIDTFYKYVQTDMSITDMLKIASKCIDIKPYNIKKEVLPGEAKTMYGTSYYIADPEKSKELLDILLSGNYYISQEMQDENATAPDSKNSTDTANVTNAPKIPYVVILNGDGRQGLAQRATDLLFVNNIEVQDSANADNFDYEETVVYYTDDEILAQNIATILGVNRITQENKAYYGKPTDILIVLGKDFVK, from the coding sequence ATGAAAAAATTGCTCAAACTGCTTTTATTTATTGTAGCATTTATATTTGTTTTGGTGCTTGTAGCAAATATATATATAAACAATATTAAAAAAAGCAATCCTGATAATGAGTTGACATTGGCGGATTTACAGGAACTATCCAAGACGATGAATGATGACAGAATAAATATACTGCTTTTAGGAGTAGACAGTTTAGACGGCAGTCAAAATCATGCAAATATGAGAACGGATACTATGATGCTTTTATCTGTAGATCCCAAGACAAAAACAGCATTTATATTATCCATACCGAGAGATACAAGAGCAGAAATTGAAGAGTATAAATATAAATTCAATAAAATAAACTCTGCACATTCAATAGGAGGCATAAACTCCACATTAAAAGCTGTAAAAAAATTGTTAAATGTGGATATACATCACTTTGTAAAAGTGGATTATCAAGCATTGTTTAAAACAATAAATGATATAGGCGGAGTAGAAGTAGATGTACCTATGGATATGAATTACGACGACCCTTATGCTACACCACCTCTTCATATAGAATTGAAAAAAGGTCTACAACTGTTAGACGGTGAAAAATCTATGCAATTTTTGAGATTCAGATACGGATATGCAAACCAAGACCTTGGAAGAATAGAATCTCAGCAAAAATTTATGACAAGTCTTATAAAAAAAGTTTTGTCAGTGGAGTCGGCTACACATATACCGCAATATATTGATACATTTTATAAATATGTACAGACAGATATGAGTATTACAGATATGCTCAAAATTGCATCAAAATGTATAGATATAAAACCATATAACATAAAAAAAGAAGTATTGCCGGGAGAAGCGAAGACTATGTACGGAACATCATATTATATAGCAGATCCTGAAAAATCAAAAGAGTTATTGGATATTCTTTTATCAGGGAATTATTATATCTCACAAGAGATGCAAGATGAAAATGCGACTGCACCAGATAGTAAAAATTCTACTGATACGGCAAATGTAACAAATGCTCCTAAAATACCTTATGTTGTCATATTAAATGGGGATGGACGTCAAGGATTGGCACAAAGAGCAACAGATTTATTATTTGTAAATAACATAGAGGTTCAAGACTCAGCAAATGCAGATAATTTTGATTATGAAGAAACTGTAGTATATTATACAGATGATGAGATTTTAGCTCAAAATATAGCAACTATATTAGGTGTCAACAGAATAACACAAGAAAACAAGGCATACTACGGAAAGCCTACAGATATTCTTATAGTTCTTGGAAAAGATTTTGTGAAATAA
- a CDS encoding GGDEF domain-containing protein, producing MSVKDRFFLIFYEKDEKCRTDITYVLLAMGSLVVHIVYHIFFIKHNKLPLIEYNIFSVFFYLFLVIFRKKIQLDKFTIVWNIEVMLFATLAIMKIGFGYGFELLFLILMSTDVFLMNNNIFVKMLVIFLEAVIFFRLLISKKFAWNFDPAVIDFYILNFLSYFFSVNVVNYASLSFFEIKNKFENMKLVEEKERYKKIAEYDALTGLVRKFYMTQQLDEAIDDYNGGKLDNLVLIFADIDDFKRINDTYGHPNGDIVLAKVGMIFKQNFRKDDIICRWGGEEFLILMKNVRKGFAYNIIDKLREKIYKQNFLFDDVNVSITMTFGVCAVYDSKIKYEELIKTADNLLYEGKHSGKNKVVYKEI from the coding sequence ATGAGTGTAAAAGATAGATTTTTTTTAATATTCTATGAGAAAGATGAAAAATGCAGAACAGATATAACCTATGTTTTATTAGCTATGGGTTCTTTGGTTGTTCATATAGTTTATCATATTTTTTTTATAAAACACAATAAATTACCACTAATCGAATATAATATATTCAGTGTATTTTTTTACTTATTTTTGGTTATTTTTAGGAAGAAAATACAGCTTGATAAATTTACAATAGTGTGGAATATAGAAGTTATGCTGTTTGCTACGCTTGCAATTATGAAGATAGGCTTTGGATACGGCTTTGAACTTTTGTTTTTGATTCTTATGTCCACAGACGTATTTTTGATGAATAACAACATATTTGTCAAAATGTTAGTCATATTTTTGGAAGCTGTTATATTTTTCAGATTGCTCATATCTAAAAAATTTGCATGGAATTTTGATCCGGCAGTTATAGATTTTTACATATTAAATTTCCTTTCATATTTCTTTTCTGTAAATGTAGTGAATTATGCATCTCTCAGTTTTTTTGAGATAAAAAATAAATTTGAAAATATGAAGTTGGTAGAAGAAAAAGAAAGATACAAGAAGATAGCTGAATATGATGCTTTAACAGGATTGGTAAGAAAATTTTATATGACACAGCAGTTGGATGAAGCCATAGACGATTATAACGGTGGAAAATTGGACAACTTGGTTTTGATATTTGCAGATATAGATGATTTTAAAAGAATAAACGATACATATGGACATCCGAACGGAGATATAGTGCTTGCGAAAGTAGGCATGATTTTCAAACAGAATTTCAGAAAAGATGACATAATATGCAGATGGGGTGGAGAAGAATTTTTAATACTCATGAAAAATGTAAGAAAAGGCTTTGCATATAACATAATAGATAAATTGAGAGAAAAAATATACAAGCAAAATTTTTTGTTTGACGATGTAAACGTATCTATAACTATGACTTTTGGGGTATGTGCAGTATATGATTCCAAAATAAAATACGAAGAGTTAATAAAAACAGCGGACAATTTATTGTATGAGGGGAAACACTCAGGTAAAAATAAGGTTGTCTACAAAGAAATATAA
- the rsfS gene encoding ribosome silencing factor has product MTTNEKIKKIYEVLDKKLGEDIVVLNVNGISSITDYFVIVSAPSERQVKALEDALDYEMSKLGVEARAVEGKSSAKWILIDYNDIVVHIFKTEDREFYNLERLWKDAVFVDIEEI; this is encoded by the coding sequence ATGACTACTAATGAAAAAATAAAAAAAATCTATGAGGTATTGGATAAAAAACTTGGCGAAGATATTGTTGTCTTGAATGTAAATGGAATATCAAGTATAACAGACTATTTTGTAATAGTATCTGCACCAAGTGAAAGACAAGTAAAAGCGTTGGAAGACGCATTGGATTATGAAATGTCGAAACTTGGTGTAGAAGCAAGAGCCGTGGAAGGCAAGAGTAGTGCAAAATGGATATTAATAGATTATAACGATATAGTTGTGCATATATTTAAGACGGAAGACAGAGAATTTTATAATTTAGAAAGGCTTTGGAAGGATGCTGTATTTGTAGATATTGAGGAGATATAG
- a CDS encoding YegS/Rv2252/BmrU family lipid kinase: MKAYKKALFIYNPLSGNRDIATELDKIIEHFIKNKIILTVIRLEEEIYDILSELLNTLDYDFIIGVGGDGTIDSIARRIVKNNITKPYAVIGSGTCNNFASNISMPSGVYKTIEEIAKYKTAMVDIGCLQTGQIFLSSLAIGVFAETSFETNSDLKEWLGPFAYHLQGLTQLPNIKTNKFIIKSDKKTVELQAYMVLVLNGTNVGNIGGLFGNNVDIKDGLFEMIIVKEANPVDLANLLVKVVKGEDFTNSNIIEIIKSSEFEIDCEDRSLAVSIDGEKGPSLPLKLSVKPNYINVIVGNTYEE; the protein is encoded by the coding sequence ATGAAAGCTTATAAAAAAGCACTGTTTATATACAACCCATTATCAGGTAATAGAGATATAGCAACAGAATTAGATAAGATAATCGAACACTTTATAAAAAATAAAATAATTTTGACTGTTATAAGACTTGAAGAAGAAATTTATGATATTTTAAGCGAATTGTTGAACACTTTGGATTATGATTTTATTATCGGAGTCGGAGGTGACGGCACAATAGATTCAATAGCAAGAAGAATAGTAAAAAACAATATAACAAAGCCGTACGCTGTAATAGGAAGTGGAACATGTAATAATTTTGCTTCAAATATATCTATGCCGTCAGGAGTATATAAAACGATAGAAGAAATTGCAAAATATAAAACTGCAATGGTAGATATAGGCTGTTTACAAACAGGTCAGATATTTTTATCTTCACTTGCAATTGGAGTTTTTGCAGAGACATCTTTTGAAACCAACTCGGATTTAAAAGAGTGGCTTGGTCCATTTGCTTATCATCTTCAAGGACTTACGCAATTACCTAATATAAAAACTAATAAATTTATAATAAAATCAGATAAAAAAACTGTTGAATTACAAGCATATATGGTTCTGGTCTTAAATGGAACAAATGTAGGAAATATAGGTGGATTATTCGGCAACAACGTGGATATAAAAGATGGTTTATTTGAAATGATTATAGTAAAAGAGGCAAATCCTGTAGATTTGGCAAACTTATTGGTAAAAGTGGTAAAAGGAGAAGACTTTACAAATTCGAACATAATAGAAATAATAAAATCTTCAGAATTTGAAATAGACTGCGAGGACAGGAGTTTGGCGGTAAGTATAGACGGAGAAAAAGGACCGTCACTTCCATTAAAATTGAGTGTAAAACCTAATTATATAAACGTTATAGTAGGCAACACTTATGAGGAATAA